Within the Apostichopus japonicus isolate 1M-3 chromosome 6, ASM3797524v1, whole genome shotgun sequence genome, the region AATAGTCTCAGAGACACCGAGTTTTCTTCGAATTGTTACATTACAGACAAggattaagaagaaaaaaactatatTACCATGGACACGGAAACACGGAATCAAACTGGGAGtctttatttttaatacataatatttcatttttttttttattaaggagagagtatatatatatatatatatatatatatatatatatatatatatatatatatatatatatatacatatatatatatatacatatatatatatatacaatcaaatAATAATTAGTAAACGATTAAGCCGAAGATATGGTTTCTTGTAAAatagacatacagacagatGGGTCAATGATATCATGGTCATAGTTTAAATAATTTACAAACAGCGTTCAGACAAAGGAATAAATGGTACGACTTTGAACCTCCGCCAGTGGTTAAATAATCTTGTCTATTTAGGAAAATGATTAGATACTGATTGCAATTTAACAACCCAATCGCTGTCTTTATGCAAACAGATCTAGTATCCTTAAtgacaaaattaaacaaactaCAAGCTATTTACATCTATTTACGATCCTCGTTTAGCTTATATGATGTCtttaaaatttttgttttatggtTTATCAAACTTGTCAcgttctttgatattttttttactgtctctctctctctaccccTCTCTGCTTGGTACGACTGCAGTCACATTAACATCCCATTATACTTAATTACAGTCATTACTCTTGGCTGAGATTTCgtaattttcttttaacatGAATAAGAATTTGATATAATAGCAACAGAACATATAGACATAGATGTTAATGATATGATAGAATCACGTGACATACATTTTATCCAATGATAAGTCGCCAGACTATAGTGTGAGATATTCTCGTCCAATAGGAAGGTATCTTCATTGACAAACTTATGTctggaaatatgaaataaaaacagaaacttTTGGAATATCTGTCTCACTCCTTGCCAAAGTTCCAGTGAAAACTTGCTTTCAACAGCTTTTGCTACAGTTCTACAAGAAACTCAACATCCAACTTGTAAGTTTTTACCATTTAACTTTTTAAATTCATTGTAATTGATTAATTCATTATTAAAATCAATTATAGTTGTATGATTATTactataatatttataaaaatggTATACGAATAAATGGTGTTGATACTTTTTCTGCAATGTTATAGCCAACTTCCTTACACGCACTCTAAGCAAGTTGGCTAAATAGTTTACCCAATAATGGGTACGTATATGTATCCAACCCACTTTGGATAAAGTTGGGCACCAAGCGAGTAAAAATTACGACAGGTTAACCAACTTAATGGGCAAAGAGTGATAGTTTGATGAAAATTGTCTGCATTTTACATTTGGGGTGAGagtggggtggaggtggggtgcGAGAGGGGGAGAGATTTATCCAAATTCGGTTCGATAAACATTCCAACGTAGTTTTGGGATTTTCCCAACTTTCTAGAGTGCCATTTATATACTACTTCTAACGTTAGAACAGTCTACTTTTGAAGCCATCTTATTAATAGAGTTTTATTACTGTGCTTATTGGTTGCCTAAATCTTTTTTTAACAGTGACTAACGCAAAAAATTGACCTGTAATTGTGGCGCGTATAGGTACTGAACAGAAGGGAACACAAATGCAtgactttattttatttttaaaaatgcAGAAAAAGTCATGTCCGACTAAGTGAGGAAAGTAAGGAAAAACTTCATTGAAAGAAACATTCCATTATACCATATTCCAtaattttattatgatatttcCTTAGTTCTATAGTGGTAAAAATTTGTGGTTACAAGCATTTACAATCGtggtttaatatttatattcagtAAAATAATCGTTTGTCTATATTAAGACAGGTCAATATATTTTATGCCCTTTAATTGCTCTACCATTCAACCTGATAGTATATTCTCCTTCAATTGAAACCACGTGTCTGTTGTATCACACAAACAGAAAATGATGAAGAATTTACCTTAGAGTCGTTAAAGCCTGTGGTATatttaaaatagtttaataATAAGTAGCAATCAACCGGTATATCCTAAAACAGTTAAATAAAATGGTGTCTAATTCtttataaatattgcaaaatataacataGTCTGACAAAAAAATGGTAAGCAAGGGCGTGTgcttaaaacagaaaaaaaaacacatttttccGACAACTTTTTAGGGGGTGAAGGGAGGAGAGGGCAGAAACATAATTGGAGCGTCCATGTGCCACACCCCCTACCCCATCACACCCCACCCCGTTATCTACACCACTGGTTTAAATCATATCACCGTATTTGTTATAATTGTCTTCTATATCTTTGTGCATTTATTTTAAGTGATGGATAGACGTTGAGAGATTTAAGTAAATAATTCAACTCAGTCATGTATACGATAAATTTTGTATACAATTAATTTCTTAATCTCTTTATCATTAACTTTATATACGCACTAACTTATAAGTTTCAACAATAATGCAGGAAGCTTTGGTTTGTTAGGTTcgaatattttaataattaaaagttTGGGAACTCTCCCatcagaaaaaaaggaaggatGAAGatcatgacatttttttttttttttgggcttgaCAAATGGTCTTCCTTTTCAAAAATCATCACAAATAATCCCCTCCCACTTCTACCCAACATTTAAACAAATAGATTACATTATAAGCACTCCAACTTGGTTTACTATTGAAATTTTCAGACTGAAAAATGGCCGCTGCATTTGAAGGAAAATGGGTTTTCGACCGCAGTGAAGGAATGGACGCGATTGTTGGTGCTCTTTCTTTGCCAGCAGATAAAGTACCAAAGAGTGGACAGACTACCCTCGAGTACAAAATCAGTGGCAACTCTTTCACTATTAATGGTACTCATCCAAAATCTGGAAAGGCTTTGTCTGTGAGTACTATTGAGTCCATATTTGGTTAAaggcgatatatatatatctatatatatatatatatatatatatatatatatatatatatatatatatatatatatgtatgtatatatatatatatatatatatatatatatgtatgtatatatatatatatatatatatattattattattattattagagaaaaccagagaaataagatatgactcataattgacaaggagtaagttttagaaaatatattggaattttcggtccccctgggaccttcgtcagcaatacttggcagtcgaatgaaaagtacaaaatgtaacacaatgaaagtatgacgctagataagtgtaagttgcaatgatggaattaaaaccaaataaaccatgactatacaggaagcggattaaggagcaaagaacggattacatatgcttgtataactgatagttgttaaggggtcccaagtctttgttgaggccggtgatatatatatatatatatatatatatatatatatatatatatatatacagacgattttcatttatatatatatatacatatatatatacgttatacTCCTGCACAGTATGTACGGTAGGATAACCTATAAAAGTACACAGTCAAGGAGCAGCCTATATAAGGAAGATTTGTTGCAATGTGCCTACACTGTCGTAATTTTAAGAAAATGGCTAATTTTGAACCATGTATGGAACGACTGGTAAAAAGGTTGAGATATGTGAACAGAACATCGTTGTCCATATTACAACAAAAGTCCGAGTTTGAAAATGTATACATCGTATGATCTAAAACTAAGACCGTACGAATGTCTTTTTTCTCCCCCTTATTTTTCAGTCAACTTTCACCATCGGTGAGAAGTTCAAGGCAGACGAATTGAGTGCATATCTTGGCAAGGATGTCTTTGCGACCCCGTCTTGGACTGGTTCAAAACTCGTCGTGTCCGGAGAGGGTGGTCAGGGGTCACTCACCCGTGAGGTTGTAAATGGAGAACTGATTACAACCTTCACCTTCGGCGGAGCTAGCGGAAAGCGTATTTTCAAGAAGGCATAATAAGCGGGTGAATTAGCCATTCACTGATCATTGTAGTTGTAGATAAATCTATAGTTTTTCCCGTCTGATTGCTATAATAATCCTAATCGTTTTCTTTGGTTTCATGTATTCTAACTCATCCCCTTTAAGACCTTCATGTGTTCATATGCCTCTGTGACTGACTTACAACCGAACTGTTTCGACAGTGAATAAGTACAAGCTGTACACTGGCGAAGGGGGCAtagtagggggtggggggagggagctAAATGGTACCGGTTGATGTTAATAGCAACGATTGAAGACTTCTATACCTACACACCACGCCCTCCCAACCATGCGTTGCAAGTATTACCAAGAAATGGCTCATGGAGACTCTACCACTTGAGTCTCCTATACATGCCTTCTTCAACGCCAATCACCAACCACCCTCCCAACCCCATCACAACCCAGCTCCGCCCTtactttgaaagaaagaaagaaagattcgTTCATAAATTTTATAAATTACTATAATAAATTACGTATGATGATGTAGGCTATTACAGAAAATGAAGTGAACATTCGTGCATTGCTATATAACAACGGAAATATTGCAGTACGTACTCGAACGGTTTTACGTAATATTGACTATACATCATGTCAATCCCCATGCACCCTCCATACCCCCAAAAGACATTTTCTTTATTGGATGTTACTGGAGAACAACCGGACATGTGTACTTGAATATCTAGTGATTTGTATTTAGCCGTATTGTTATGCTTTCTATGAGAAAATAACGAAACAAAAGTTTTgaacaaaagtagtttttttCACCATGTTTTCTTTCACTTGTAGAGTATTATGACTTCACCCTGTCATCACACCCTATCCTTTCCTCGTCACACCCAAAACTGTGTTGAAAAATAAGTTTGGACAGCCTGAATAAGTTGTTGGCGTTTCCCTTAAATCATTCCAATTCCCATTCCCACTCACCAACCACCACCCACCAACCACCACCCATCACCcgatcccccctccccaaccctcctcTCCTTATTCAGAGTCCTATATAACTGTACCAATTTTTCGGCCACATTGTTCCCTCTCTCGCATAATCATAATGCAGTCATATTGCATACCATAATACAACCTATCAATCATTTAACAATTTAGGAGGTGGATAATTATGTAAACTAGAATATTTTGACAGTCAGAGTGCTCATGGTCTGAACGGAGCTAACTGAAGTCTTTAATGTGTAGGCAAATTAATCCCCTCGTTGCAACCCTTTGTCAGGGGCTGATCCaggatttcaaattttgaatggAGGGGTGTAGCCCTGGGATCGTTGAATCGGATTCCCATGCAGATAGGTCTAcaggtac harbors:
- the LOC139969071 gene encoding gastrotropin-like; translated protein: MAAAFEGKWVFDRSEGMDAIVGALSLPADKVPKSGQTTLEYKISGNSFTINGTHPKSGKALSSTFTIGEKFKADELSAYLGKDVFATPSWTGSKLVVSGEGGQGSLTREVVNGELITTFTFGGASGKRIFKKA